A window of Verrucomicrobiota bacterium contains these coding sequences:
- a CDS encoding cyclopropane-fatty-acyl-phospholipid synthase, with product MKEFYKNLIFKTFDKAQTGCLEMKLPRGETRVFGSPNSGNIAQWHVYDESLFQDLVLKNDIGLGESYEHKKWDTEDLAGLIRWLLINQTFFKSAAHPVFSKLAQSALLFFERVRHFRNRNSIDQSRENISFHYDLGNFFYQSFLDSSMTYSSAFFTHKDQDLSDAQREKYDRICRKINLQSHHHLLEIGTGWGGFAIHAAREYGCKITTTTISKEQYQLALERVRALELENHIDIRFQDYRTLTGIYDRIVSIEMLEAVGHRYLGNYFSQCNKLLSPDGLAAYQVITCPNSLYDAYTHKVDWIRKYIFTGGHLPSIDSITDSIAKENVGWDLYHMESFGLHYAKTLACWREQFNNNLTASTLENLCDSFIRRWNFYLSYCEAGFLERHVNVVQLVFGKPDITSYKFENFFAQQESQKLQVQAAS from the coding sequence ATGAAAGAATTCTACAAAAACCTCATATTTAAAACATTCGATAAAGCTCAAACCGGGTGCCTCGAAATGAAGCTTCCCCGCGGAGAGACCCGAGTTTTTGGCTCACCAAACTCAGGCAATATCGCCCAATGGCATGTCTATGACGAAAGTCTGTTTCAGGACCTTGTCCTTAAGAATGATATCGGCCTGGGTGAAAGCTATGAACACAAGAAATGGGATACCGAAGATCTAGCTGGGTTGATTCGTTGGCTCTTGATCAACCAGACATTCTTCAAAAGTGCCGCCCATCCTGTATTTTCAAAACTGGCCCAGTCAGCGTTGCTTTTTTTCGAGCGTGTGAGGCATTTCCGAAACAGGAACTCGATTGATCAAAGCCGCGAGAACATCAGTTTTCACTATGATCTGGGTAACTTCTTTTACCAAAGCTTTCTGGATTCGAGTATGACTTATTCTTCAGCATTTTTTACTCACAAAGATCAGGATTTATCAGATGCGCAAAGAGAAAAATATGATCGCATCTGCAGGAAGATAAATCTGCAGAGCCACCACCATTTGCTGGAAATTGGTACCGGTTGGGGAGGTTTCGCTATTCACGCTGCACGGGAATATGGCTGCAAGATCACAACCACTACCATTTCAAAAGAACAATACCAATTAGCGCTTGAGCGAGTGAGAGCTCTCGAACTTGAAAACCACATCGATATAAGGTTCCAGGACTACCGAACTCTGACAGGTATCTATGATCGTATAGTGTCCATCGAAATGCTCGAGGCCGTTGGGCATCGTTATCTGGGCAACTACTTCAGTCAGTGTAACAAATTGCTCTCACCCGATGGGCTGGCGGCCTACCAAGTAATCACTTGCCCCAATTCACTTTACGACGCCTACACCCATAAAGTGGATTGGATCAGAAAGTATATTTTCACAGGCGGACACCTGCCTTCCATAGACAGTATCACGGATTCGATCGCTAAAGAAAATGTAGGTTGGGATCTCTACCATATGGAGTCGTTTGGCTTGCACTACGCCAAGACACTGGCCTGTTGGCGGGAACAATTTAATAACAATCTCACTGCATCCACACTAGAAAATTTATGCGATTCGTTTATCCGAAGATGGAATTTTTATCTTTCCTACTGCGAGGCAGGATTTTTGGAGAGACATGTCAATGTAGTACAACTCGTTTTCGGTAAACCGGATATTACTTCCTACAAGTTCGAGAACTTTTTTGCTCAACAAGAATCACAAAAGCTACAGGTTCAAGCCGCTTCCTGA
- a CDS encoding DUF1365 domain-containing protein gives MNSCLYSCKVGHSRKRPKKHSFSYRVFMFMVDLDELESLPGKLLFLSHNRSNIYSYRDSDYFTQGGTTPRENVEIFLRANGITGPVGRISLLTHLRTWGHTFNPVSFYFVADEENNPLCLISEVANTFNEQKLYLLKSDKLEVGAYKDSQNKHFYISPFSDLDTRLHFNVRTPDQNLSISINESDSEGTYFFSSLAGKKKELSNLNLLKYTLFFPFITLGIVLSIHWEALKLYLKKIPVRAKANHPELQTGVRPYLKH, from the coding sequence ATGAACTCCTGTTTGTATAGCTGTAAGGTAGGGCATTCGCGGAAGCGGCCTAAAAAACACAGTTTTTCCTATCGTGTATTTATGTTTATGGTGGATTTGGATGAACTGGAATCGCTACCGGGAAAATTACTCTTTCTCAGCCATAATCGATCCAATATTTACAGCTACCGCGACTCGGATTATTTTACGCAGGGGGGTACTACCCCGCGAGAAAATGTTGAGATTTTCCTTCGTGCCAATGGCATCACCGGACCCGTCGGTCGCATTTCCCTGCTTACGCACTTGCGCACCTGGGGCCATACCTTCAACCCGGTGTCATTTTATTTTGTGGCAGATGAGGAAAACAATCCTTTGTGCCTCATTTCAGAGGTTGCCAACACCTTCAATGAACAAAAATTGTATCTGCTAAAAAGCGATAAACTGGAGGTCGGGGCATACAAGGATTCTCAGAACAAACACTTCTACATTTCTCCGTTCAGTGATCTGGATACACGGTTGCATTTTAATGTAAGAACTCCGGATCAAAACCTCTCAATATCCATCAACGAGTCCGACTCCGAAGGGACCTATTTTTTCAGTTCCCTTGCAGGAAAGAAGAAAGAGCTGAGCAATCTTAATCTATTAAAATACACCCTCTTCTTTCCATTCATTACTTTAGGTATAGTTCTGAGCATCCATTGGGAGGCTTTGAAGTTATATCTCAAAAAAATCCCAGTGCGAGCCAAGGCCAATCATCCGGAGTTGCAAACTGGCGTTAGACCCTACCTGAAGCACTGA